In Desulfobacter hydrogenophilus, the genomic stretch ACATTACCGGCAACCTCCCCAAAAAAACCTAACCCCCTTTTTTTACAAAGGCTTTCTATCTGGAAATTGATATTTCATCAGACCGCTTCAAAGGGACTTTAAACCGAACCAATTTAAAAGAACATGTTTGGCACGGAACCTGCTGAACAAAAAAACGAAAAATGCTGAGGCCCCTTAGATACATAAATAGATCTCAGGTAGAAATAAACAAATACGTAGTTTAATCTGATATCAAAAAAGGAGAAAAAACATGGAACAACAAAACACAAACCCGCCCCTTCTTGGTGATGAATTTCCGGAAATGAATGTGGCCACCACCCATGGTCCCATGAGTCTACCCAATGATATGAAAGGGAAATGGTTTGTTCTTTTCAGCCATCCGGCTGATTTCACCCCGGTTTGCACCACTGAATTTGCAGATTTTCAGAGCCGTGTTGCCCAGTTTGAAAAAATGGGGGTAAAGCTGATCGGCATGTCTGTGGACCAAATATTCAGCCATATTAAATGGGTTGAATGGATCAAGGAAAACCTTGATATCGAAATTACATTTCCCGTGATTGCGGCCAACGACTCAGTGGCAAACAAGTTGGGCATGCTGCATCCAGGTAAGGGCTCCAATACGGTGAGGGCGGTGTTTGTGGTTGATCCTGAAAGCAAAGTGCGCTTGCTCCTGTATTATCCCCAGGAAATCGGACGGAATATGGATGAAATTGTCCGGGCCACAAAGGCGTTGATTACTTCGGATCAAAACGGGGTGGCCATGCCTGCCAACTGGCCGGAGAATGAACTTCTCAAAGACCGGGTCATTATTCCGCCGCCACAGTCACAACAGGATGCGGCGCAACGGATGAGTCAATACGAAGGATACGACTGGTGGTTCTGTCACAAAGCGCTCTAATCCTACGTTAAATAAAATATAGCACCAGGCCCGGAAAATCTATTTTTCCGGGCCTTCCTGCGATATCAATGTATCATTATCAACAAGTTGAAATTATATCAGCTTAACAAGTTATTTACTTCAAAAGGAGGCCTGCTCCATGTATTTTAACCAAATTTCAGTAAAAGGTCTTGGGTGCCAGTCCTATTGCATTGGCTGCCCTGCCGCACAACAAATGATGGTCGTGGATCCCAAAAGGGACATTCAGGACTATCTGGACATTGCTTACCAGGAAGGTATGCGCATCACCCATATTGTCAATACACACCTTCATGCAGACCATATTTCAGGCGACCAGGAGTTAAGCGCAGCTACCGGCGCGGATATTTATATTAATGACAGTGTAGAAATCAGTTATGCCCATAAGGGTATTGAACCAGGCGATGTTTTCACCCTTGGGGCGGCAAAGGTGGAAGTGCTGCACACACCGGGTCATACGCCCAATTCCATTTCCCTAGTCGTCACGGACACAGGACGTTCCGATAAACCGGAAATGATTCTGACCGGAGATCTGCTGTTTGTGGGGGATATTGGACGGCCCGACCTTCCTGGTGCCGAAATCCTGGATGAACAGGTTGAGAACCTTTACAACAGCCTGTACAAAACCCTTGCAGCCTATCCCGACTACCTTGAAGTCTATCCCGCCCATGGAGAAGGGTCTCTTTGCGGCAGGGGCATGAGCTCAAAAAAGAGTTCCACGCTGGGATATGAACGCAGCGCAAACCCCATGCTGCAGTTTGATTCCTTTGAGGCTTTTAAAGAAAACATTATGTCTGCCTTCCCGGCCCGGCCCAAAAGCTTTTCATATATCATTTCCACCAATAGAAAAGGCGCAGACCTACTGGATGCATGCACCCTGGACAAACGACTGACACCCGACCAGTTCCAGGAATTGATGGAAGAGGAAACCACATTGGTCATGGACACCCGGGACAGTGCTGCATATGGTGGATTCCACATTCCCGGCAGCATCAACATCGGGTTTGAAAAGCAATTGGCTAACTGGGTGGGGATGGTGATTGATCCGGGCACTGAACTGCTATTGGTGGTGGAAAACCGGGATGCGTACGACCGGATGCTCACCGAACTTCACCGTATAGGCTATGATACAGTCCTAGGATATCTTTCAGGCGGTATAAATGAATGGCTCATGAGTGGCAGACCTGTGGATCAGCTGGCCCAGATTTCTCCCTTGCAGCTTCACAAAAAAAATGGTCCGGATGGCCCCTTAATTCTGGATGTCCGTACCATGGCAGAGTGGAATAACGGTCATATTGAACACGCCATTCACTTTCCTTTGACCGATATTTTAGATCATAAAATGCCCAAAGCAGATAAAGACCGGGAGATAGTTTTGCAATGCGGCAGCGGATACCGGGCCAATATTGCAGCCAGTTTTCTTAAAGACCAGGGATTTACCAATATAAAATCACAGGCAGGCGGCATATTTGCCTGGCACAACGCGAATCTGCCCTTAGTGTAATAATCTAAACTTTTTTCGGGTTCATGATCAACATTTAAGCACCACAGATAGGCAAAATTTTGATCATGAACTTTGATCCGAATAACAAATTTCAAGCAACACCTTACCCTTGGTTGTACGAAAGGGGATACCTACGACATGACTACCGGCCTCGGTATGTAAAATTTCCTCGGTTTGACCGGTCACAACCCTTACGAATTTAACTTTTACTTTTTTTCCCAATTCCCCAATTTTTGTTGTCACATGTCCGGCAACCATGTTGCTGATCTCACCAACTGCATCGGTAATTTCTTCATTAATTTCGGTCATTTCCTCGCCAAACATAGCCGATACAATGCCTAATATACTTTTTTTGGTAAAAGAAATCGCAACGGTTGCTTCCAAATCTCCCTCAACCGTCAAAAGCCCTGAAATATCGCCATGATGAACGGTATCTCTCTTTAAAAAAGGCGGCTCTGGCTTTACTTTTACTAGAGCAGTGGTGTCAAGAATGTGTAAAGTTCCTTCAATGAAAGGATTGACAAGCGCTACATCCATTTTTACCTCCTAGTTTTCAAACATTTTATGCTGTCCAGAGAAAACAGGCAACCAATTTTTAATAAAACCGAATAAATACTTGACACACGCGGCTCAACGACGTAACGTAGCCAGAAAAGCTGAATGAAAATATTTTCACTAAAAATATACTTTTAACTTAAATATTTCCTAACAAACCCCAAAAAAAGGAGTGAGCACGATGAACAAAGGCGATTTAATTAACAAGGTTTCAGAAGTTCTCAGCAGTAAAAAAGACGCTCAGGCAGCTGTTGACTGCATGATTGAAACAATCACTGATGCGCTGGCTTCTAATGACTCTGTTACCTTGGTGGGTTTTGGCACATTCAAAACCGCTGAGAGAAAAGAGAGGAAAGGCAGAAACCCCCAGACAGGAAAAGAAATCAATATTCCGGCCAGAAATGTTCCCAAATTCGTACCCGGAAAAGCACTTAAAGACGCTGTAAAGTAATTTATATTACACAGGCATCAATCAGGCAGCATTGACGGGGGAGTCAATACTGCCTGATTAAATTGTAGGGCATGGAATTTGACGTCAAAAAAATATTTTTCCCTTCGGTGGGAGTAAATCTGGTATTTAACATAAATACCGATTTTCCCATTTCAAAAGCCTCTATTATTTATGATGCTGATTATAAAAAACAAACCATCACCCTTGCCCAACCAAGTATTCCTGTAACCCAAAACACACCGTTTGAACAGCTTCACCTGACAACGCTTGTTTATATTAAGCAACGCAGGCTCCGGATAGGAATCCGTTGCAAGCCGACCCAGTTTACCAGCAACTATCCCATGGCCGACGGTACCCCGGTAAAAGCATTTGTGGTGCAATACCGGCTACCAGCCATCGAAACTAATATACGGTCCGCATTCAGGCTTCTAATGACCAACAGGTATGCGGTAAAGGGTAAAATAGTCTATAATAAACAGGAATACCGAACACCGGGTGATTTCAAAATAAAGGACATCTCTTTTTCAGGTTTAGGTCTTGTCATACTTGAAAAAAAAGGGCAGCGCCCGTCCCCCTTGTCTGCGCTGAAAGTCGGTACAAAGATGATCATGGGGCTTGCGTTAGTGGATCGTGACCAACCGGGCGCTAAAAAAACTGTACCCGTTCAAATTCAGGTTGCGCGAATAAACATTAATTATTCAGAAATCCATACATTGATCGGCCTGAAGATCACTAACATTACCAGAGAGGATGAAGAGGTGCTAAACCTGTTCATCCACACTGCCCAGATAGAGGAATTAAAACGCATCAGCAAAAAAAGATAATTGACCCTGAATATGGACTTTAAGCCACTTTAAAAGATCTTTCTGGCCAGAATCAAAGGACTGCATTGTTTCTGTTTCAATTTTTTCAAGCTCGTCAAGCGCCTTGGCACAGGTCAATTTGACATCCGCCTTGTACCCTTTGATAGATTCCTCCGGATCACTCCCACAAAGGCATTTTAAATGCGCACAGAACTCAGGGGCACAACCCGGATTTTCATTGAAATTGCGCACAAGGATTCTTTGGGCCAGCATCCGCACCCTGTCACTTTGAAAGCCCTGGGCAATCTGACATCTGTTTTTTTCTTCTGCTTTATGAAAAATCGCGATCTCTTTTTTATCTTGAAATGAAAAGAACCCGCTCTGATACAAATCCGCATCGGGATCTATATCAGGCACCTGGGGATATTTGAAATTCTGATGAAAACTGACCGTTTTATCAAAACCGGACATGTTCTGTTTTATAAAATCAAGATTCCGTATACACACTGTACGCGATCCAGGTGAAAGTTTTTCCCAAAAACGATCCAGAACAGGCAAAATAAACAATTGATCACCCGGCTTTTTTCGTATTGTAATGAGATCATATACGCCAAAGGCCTCATCTATCCGGTCAAACAACCTGTCCTTATCCAAACGAATCCACAGGCTTTGATTTTTATAAGGAACAGATCCACCCACATAAACCACTGGGGCCATATAGTTGCAGTCTGCACCAAATGAGACTGATACCATAAGGGCTAAATCCATTCCGTACGCCTGAGATAATTTCGAACTCTGAAGACTGTTCATGCGTTTAAGATCATCATTCTTGTCGAAAAAACTTTGGACATACGACCAGATTCTGCTGTATTTTGAAAACGCCTCTGCAAGACCAACAACAGATTCAACATCACTCATGGCTTCATGAGCCCTACCCGAAGTCTTAAATTTATTTTGCCGGGTTAAATGCTCAAGTTTCATGGTTGGCTGCCCATTTTCAAGCACAGGCCAGGAAAGCGCCTGGGCACAGAAAAGATAATATATCAATGTAATCGGCAACATATCCATCCGGCTGCACCCGTTAGCAAACTGATGCGAATACGGATCCAATAGATTACGATAAAAAAGGAAACGTAAAAATTCGTCATCAAATCCAAGGGAATTATACCCTATGCTGATGGTCTGTGGCGTATTCAAAAGTCCATGAATTTTCAAGGCTGCATCATATTCACAGATACCGGTCTCAAGTATTTGAGCATCAAGTTTGTGCGTAAGAAACGCCCATGGAGAGGGGACGATATCCTTCCTGAGACGAATGACAATATCCTCTCTGCCGATCTCATTTAAAGACAGATCCGTGCGAATGCACGCAAAGGTCAGTACCTGGTCAAAGGCTGGATTCAGCCCGGAAGTTTCGATATCATAGAATAAAAGTGTTTGCATTGATTATATAAGGGATGAATCCAATACGTTAAAACTCAAAAAAGGGAAGCAAATATAAATTTGCTTCCCTTTGATATTTTTTGAATACGTAAAATGAGATAGTGTATTTTATCTCTTTGAGAACTGGAAGCTTGCTCTTGCTCCCTTTTGACCGTATTTTTTACGCTCTTTCTGTCTAGCGTCCCTGGTAATAAAACCTGCAGATTTCAAAACACCACGCAGATCCGGATCGGATAAAACAAGCGCTTTGGAAACGCCGTGACGAATTGCGCCTGCCTGACCGCTAGCCCCACCGCCCATCACAGTTATTTTAATATCAAAGGCATCGCTTTTATCAGTGAGAGTAAGAGGAGAAATCAACACATTCCTGTTTACCGGGATATCAAAATACTCATCCAATGCCCTATCATTAACAACAATCTTTCCTGTACCAGGCATAAGCCACACTTTGGCCACAGAATTCTTCCGCTTACCTGTTGCGTAAAATTGGTTTGCACTTTCCATTTATTCTATCAAGTCCTTATGTATTAGAATTCAACAACCTGAGGCTTCTGGGCAGCGTGGGGATGCTGATCGCCTGCATAAACAAATAACTTTTTCCCAAGTTTACGGCCCAGTCTGTTTTTTGGAAGCATCCCGCGAACAGCCTTTTTTAAAACATTTTCGGGGTTTTTCCCAAGCATCTCTTTAGCCGTCTGGGATTTAATTCCCCCGATATAACCAGAATGACGGTAATAGGTTTTCTGTCCCATTTTATTTCCGGTCAAACGTACCTTGTCCGCATTGACAACAATCACCCAGTCACCAGTGTCCACATGGGGGGTGAAAAGTGTGTTATGTTTACCCCGGATTCTATACGCTATCTGGGAAGCAAGCCGCCCAAGCACTTGGTCTTTTGCATCAATAATGCACCAGTTTTCTTTGTTGTCAGATCTTTTCGCACTGTATGTATATTTTTCCAATGTTCTCCATGCTCCTCTAAATAAACGCAATCAGGTATAACTATAGAACTTCGCTTTTAAAGTCAAGCGTTTTTATAATTCTATCTGTTTTTCCTCTTTCTGCTTTGATCCGCCCTCCTTTGAAAAAAACGAGCTCTCTTTCTTGGCAGGCGCCATTTTGCTGGATGTCTTACAGGAGATATCCGCATTAAGCACTCCGCCGTTTTCCACAATCAGGTCCTGGCATACAACTTTTCCTGCACAGGAACCGGTGGCCAGAATAATCAACTCTTTAGAGGCGATCAACTCTCCTTTAAAGCTGCCACCAATGATCAGACTAGAGACCTTTGTCAAAGTTGAGTGAACCTCGCCATCCTGGGCAATAATTACAACATCTCCATCAATTGTGCCCTTTACCTCTCCTTTGATGATAAGTTTTCCACAACTTTCTATGGAGCCGTCAATCTTGAGTTCCTTATCAATGATGCTTAAATTTTTCGTATTTTTTCTCACAACGCCGGCCTCCTTACAAAGCACGTAAAATTTAAAAATCCGTATCAATCATGTTTATTTTTTTCAATGTCAAAGGTGGTCTTAAATAACAATTTTTCGGTTTCGTCAAATATAAATACGGAAGCATCGGAAAAATCCTGCAGCGGCGTCTTGGTGTTGATGGTGAGCTGAATAGGTTTAAACCGGGAAATAGAAAAATAATGACCTTGTTTATAGGGACCGGGAACACCGTTTTTCATAATTGAGGATTTGGGTATCACCACCCATTTATCAGGTGTGGCACCTTTGGGTCTGAGTACCCAGAAAATCCGACCGGATATTTCCTTGGAATTTTCTGTAGTATTCCTGACATTAAACCGAACAATGAGCTCATGGGCATCCCTGCCCGATGAAAGCGAAAACGATCCAATGCTTACGTTAGACAACGCGTCAGGGAATTGCTCTACTGACTGGTCAGCGCGTTCACCGGATTGAGCCGGACTTGATGCTGAATTGTTATCATCCAACCCAACACGATCACCTTTACCGATTTTCGAATCAGGCGTTGTCCCTGTAGGCAAAAATTCAGCGCCATCCAATTTCCCCTTCATGCCTGAGCGTTGTTCTTGCTTGGGAGGGTCCTGACCAATCTTTCCGTGACGGGTCAATGCTTCAAGTTCAACTGCATTACCCGTCACCACCAACCTGGCCATGAGAATTTCTTTTTCACTGGTCAAACGGTCTACTTTTTTTTCAAAAACGTCCTGGGAATTCTTTAATTGGATATTCTGATTGTTCACTTTGGAATAGAGCCGATAAAATACAACGGTACCCAGTCCCCCTATCAAGCTGATTACCAAAAAAAAATAAACAAAAACTTTCAAAAAAGCCCCGGATCGCATTTCACCGAAATCATTAATGATCAAGATACTATTTTCCTTGCGCATTTTATGCGGCGCAGGTTTTATTTGGGCTATTTCCCTTTCCAGTTCTCTCGAAATATCTTCCATTCCCCATCCTGTCTGACAAGTTTAAGCCGTTTTCTGCCCTCACCAATTTATTCTGTTGACTCATCCTGAAAAAGCGTTCTTGAAGCTGCCAGCAACGGTGGCTCACCGGAGTTAAAAGCTTTATCTTTTGTCTGGAAAATATCTCCTATAATAAGGGACGCGACAGTTCCCTGACGAATAAAAAATTGCCGTTTACCAAGGAAGTAGAATCAATCTGTTCAACAATAATCAAGGGCGTGGCGTCCAGGTGAATGAAATCAGAGAGGGCAATGATATTTTTATTTTCCAGGGCAACGCACCCATTTGAATCCGTGGGTTTCAAAGGCTTGTCTGTTCCGTGAATCCATACGGCGGAACCCTGCTTGCCAAGGCGCAGATCCAGATAATTAGAATGGCATTTTCATTTTCAGGTATCCGGATCAAAGCCCCCGGCACTGATGCCGCGAGGGCCGCCATTCCCGGATAAAGCCATACCAGACAGACGGTTATAATCATTACGCCCATGGGCATTGTTAATTTCGTTTTGTCGATCATTACCCTCTTTTTTCTAAATTCAAATGCCGGTACGCATTTTCCGATGCTCTTCTGCCGCTGGAAGTGCGCAGCGCAAGGCCGATTTTCAATAAATAGGGTTCCACCACATCCACCAAAGTATCAGTCTCCTCCTGCAGGGTCGCTGAAATGGCTTCTATTCCAACAGGCCCGCCGTTGTAAAACCGAATAATCGTTTCAAGATAATTGCGATCCAAAGGAGTCAGACCCAGGTCATCAATGCCTTCTAAATACAGGGCCTCCTGAACGCCCTTCGCCGTCATAAGTCCCTGATGCCTGACCATGGCATAATCCCGGACACGCTTGAGAAGCCGGTTGGCAATTCTAGGGGTTCCCCGTGATCTTTTAGCAAGTTCCAAAGCGCCGTCATCTGTGATACGCGTCTTCAAAAGCATGGCCGATCGCTGAATAATCACTGTCAACTCTTCAAAAGAATAAAAATCAAGGGTACGAAATATGCCAAAGCGGTCTCTTAACGGCGCGGACAAAAGTCCCACCCGGGTGGTTGCCCCGATGAGTACAAACTGTTTAAGCCGGTACCGGTGGCTTCTGGCATGGATTCCCTTGTCAAAGACAAAATCCACGGCAAAATCCTCCATGGCCGGATAAAGAAACTCTTCCACCACTTTTGGAATCCTATGAATTTCGTCAACAAAGAGGATATCTCCCTCCCCCAGATTGGTCAGAATACCCACAAGATCTCCACCTTTTTCCAGGGTTGGGCCGGAGGTAACGGTCAAATCTTTTCCCATTTCATTTGCAATAATGTAGGACACCGTTGTTTTCCCAAGCCCCGGAGGGCCGTGCAACAAAATATGATCTAAAGGTTCCCCTCGCATTTTTGCCGCCTGGATGGCGATCTTGAGTGTTTCCACGGCTGCGGTCTGTCCCACATAATCATCAAAGCACCCGGGACGAAGGGAAACAATCTCCTGGGAATGGTCTTCGATTTTCAGCTTTTCTGAAACCACGCCCTTTTTATCTGAACTATAGCTTAAAATGTCGCCGTCAACCGTCATCTGGTCTCCTGATAAATTTCGTCAAACAGGTCTTCAGGGGAACTGATGCCTGGATTTTTTTCAAGGGCTTGTTTAATCATTCTTCTTGCCGATGACCCAGAATGCCCAAGCTGTTCAGTGAGGACCTCAGTCACCTGACTGACCATGAGCTGCTTTTCTTCAGGCAGAAAATCTGTTGGTTCGGTTGGCCCAGGGTCCGGTTCAGGGCTTTGGGTTGCAGCAAACGCTAAAACCTTTCCGTTAAGGGTGGCCACAATTTTTTCTGCTGTTCTTTTTCCGATACCTGTCAACTGTGACAAAAAGACCGTATCACGGTCTTCAATGGCTCGGGCCACCTGGGGCACCGGTCTTGTCAACGCCTTTATTGCCTTCATGGGCCCGATGGCGGCCACGGTGATGAACAACTGAAAAAAATCCTTATCATCCGGAGTCAAAAATCCGATGAGCACGGGCTTAGGTTGCCGATCAGTCACATGATAATAAATATACAGCGCAATTGTTTCATTCGCCTGGGATTTTTCCATGCACATAGACAACGTAATGGTGTCCAAAAGGATCTCATAACCGATATGGCCAGCCAGCAGGATGATGCCATCCGCCTCTTTACTAAGAATTTTTCCCTCAAGATATGCGATCATATTTAAATCCTTGCCCCCCAATCCCCCCCATATCGGAAAAGCCCGGTCAATGCCATTCCCAACGCATCCGAAGCGTGAAAAGGACGAATGGGCTCATGGTGATTTAATAAGTGGCGCACGGCACGTTCCACCTGACGCTTATCCGCACCGCCGTTTCCCGAAATCACCTTTTTAACTTCCCTGACAGCCACCTCGCGAATCTGCACATCCGCCTTGAAAGCCGCTAAAATCAGCACCCCTGAGACTTTGCCCAGCATGATACCCGATCCCGGATATTTTTCAAGGGAGTAAATGTCTTCAATAACAACCAGATCCGGCTGTTGTTCAAGTAGAAAGGACTTGGTTTTACGATAAATTTTGTCCAGCCTCACCGGCGTGGATTCACCGGCATCTGTGGAGATGCTGCCAAAGGAATATCCTGCAATATGACGCCCCTGTCCCTCAATGACTCCGATGCCGGTTCCGGCAAGGCCGGGATCAATGCCTATGATTTTCATATTCTATTTTCACAACCAAAGGAAAACGCAATCAGTTGAGATTTTTAAGCTTTTCCTTAGCATACTTGGCTTCCTGGGAATTGGGATACCGGGTGATCAACTCTTTGAGAATCAGTCTGGCATTGGCCTTTTCACCAAGGGCTACAAATGCATATCCCTGCTTAAGCCGGGCGGCCGCATTTTTATTTGAATCTGGATAATTTTCAAGCACTTTCTGATATTCCAGAATGGCCTTTTCATACCATTTTTCAGCATAATAAGAATCGGCAATCCAGAATCTTGCATTGTCAGCGTTTTTGGAATCCGGGTATTTGTTGATAAAATTCTCAAACTGAATTTTTGCGCTTTCCAAGTCGCCCTGGTCAAACAATTTTTTCGCATAGCTGTATAAACCGTCCTCGGAATTTTGCATCTCACTGGGCACCGGGTCATTCTTCCGGGCAGGCGATCCTGACACACTAGGCTCAAACCCCATATATTTTTCCAGGGCAATCACCTTCTCATAATTCTTGGAAATGGCATTATCCAGACGCTCCAACCGTTTTTCCAAACTTTCCTGACGTTCCTGCCCAGTTATACCGAACTTGTAACGCACCTCTTCAAGTTGCCCCTGAATGCTGTGAAAGTCGTCCTTTAGCGACTGAAGATCATACTTCAC encodes the following:
- the rplM gene encoding 50S ribosomal protein L13, which encodes MEKYTYSAKRSDNKENWCIIDAKDQVLGRLASQIAYRIRGKHNTLFTPHVDTGDWVIVVNADKVRLTGNKMGQKTYYRHSGYIGGIKSQTAKEMLGKNPENVLKKAVRGMLPKNRLGRKLGKKLFVYAGDQHPHAAQKPQVVEF
- a CDS encoding exodeoxyribonuclease I: MQTLLFYDIETSGLNPAFDQVLTFACIRTDLSLNEIGREDIVIRLRKDIVPSPWAFLTHKLDAQILETGICEYDAALKIHGLLNTPQTISIGYNSLGFDDEFLRFLFYRNLLDPYSHQFANGCSRMDMLPITLIYYLFCAQALSWPVLENGQPTMKLEHLTRQNKFKTSGRAHEAMSDVESVVGLAEAFSKYSRIWSYVQSFFDKNDDLKRMNSLQSSKLSQAYGMDLALMVSVSFGADCNYMAPVVYVGGSVPYKNQSLWIRLDKDRLFDRIDEAFGVYDLITIRKKPGDQLFILPVLDRFWEKLSPGSRTVCIRNLDFIKQNMSGFDKTVSFHQNFKYPQVPDIDPDADLYQSGFFSFQDKKEIAIFHKAEEKNRCQIAQGFQSDRVRMLAQRILVRNFNENPGCAPEFCAHLKCLCGSDPEESIKGYKADVKLTCAKALDELEKIETETMQSFDSGQKDLLKWLKVHIQGQLSFFADAF
- the ybgF gene encoding tol-pal system protein YbgF, which produces MKPLCFYPCLTAMVLLAGCVAPSQYQALETRVAVMEQNNSRRNVLAQTNTDDLEHLKQQVDEFSKNTRENYAEVKYDLQSLKDDFHSIQGQLEEVRYKFGITGQERQESLEKRLERLDNAISKNYEKVIALEKYMGFEPSVSGSPARKNDPVPSEMQNSEDGLYSYAKKLFDQGDLESAKIQFENFINKYPDSKNADNARFWIADSYYAEKWYEKAILEYQKVLENYPDSNKNAAARLKQGYAFVALGEKANARLILKELITRYPNSQEAKYAKEKLKNLN
- a CDS encoding L,D-transpeptidase, whose amino-acid sequence is MKPTDSNGCVALENKNIIALSDFIHLDATPLIIVEQIDSTSLVNGNFLFVRELSRPLL
- a CDS encoding PilZ domain-containing protein, producing MEFDVKKIFFPSVGVNLVFNINTDFPISKASIIYDADYKKQTITLAQPSIPVTQNTPFEQLHLTTLVYIKQRRLRIGIRCKPTQFTSNYPMADGTPVKAFVVQYRLPAIETNIRSAFRLLMTNRYAVKGKIVYNKQEYRTPGDFKIKDISFSGLGLVILEKKGQRPSPLSALKVGTKMIMGLALVDRDQPGAKKTVPVQIQVARININYSEIHTLIGLKITNITREDEEVLNLFIHTAQIEELKRISKKR
- a CDS encoding peroxiredoxin, whose amino-acid sequence is MEQQNTNPPLLGDEFPEMNVATTHGPMSLPNDMKGKWFVLFSHPADFTPVCTTEFADFQSRVAQFEKMGVKLIGMSVDQIFSHIKWVEWIKENLDIEITFPVIAANDSVANKLGMLHPGKGSNTVRAVFVVDPESKVRLLLYYPQEIGRNMDEIVRATKALITSDQNGVAMPANWPENELLKDRVIIPPPQSQQDAAQRMSQYEGYDWWFCHKAL
- the rpsI gene encoding 30S ribosomal protein S9 — protein: MESANQFYATGKRKNSVAKVWLMPGTGKIVVNDRALDEYFDIPVNRNVLISPLTLTDKSDAFDIKITVMGGGASGQAGAIRHGVSKALVLSDPDLRGVLKSAGFITRDARQKERKKYGQKGARASFQFSKR
- a CDS encoding chemotaxis protein CheX, coding for MDVALVNPFIEGTLHILDTTALVKVKPEPPFLKRDTVHHGDISGLLTVEGDLEATVAISFTKKSILGIVSAMFGEEMTEINEEITDAVGEISNMVAGHVTTKIGELGKKVKVKFVRVVTGQTEEILHTEAGSHVVGIPFRTTKGKVLLEICYSDQSS
- a CDS encoding HU family DNA-binding protein encodes the protein MNKGDLINKVSEVLSSKKDAQAAVDCMIETITDALASNDSVTLVGFGTFKTAERKERKGRNPQTGKEINIPARNVPKFVPGKALKDAVK
- a CDS encoding bactofilin family protein, which translates into the protein MRKNTKNLSIIDKELKIDGSIESCGKLIIKGEVKGTIDGDVVIIAQDGEVHSTLTKVSSLIIGGSFKGELIASKELIILATGSCAGKVVCQDLIVENGGVLNADISCKTSSKMAPAKKESSFFSKEGGSKQKEEKQIEL
- a CDS encoding crossover junction endodeoxyribonuclease RuvC is translated as MKIIGIDPGLAGTGIGVIEGQGRHIAGYSFGSISTDAGESTPVRLDKIYRKTKSFLLEQQPDLVVIEDIYSLEKYPGSGIMLGKVSGVLILAAFKADVQIREVAVREVKKVISGNGGADKRQVERAVRHLLNHHEPIRPFHASDALGMALTGLFRYGGDWGARI
- the ruvA gene encoding Holliday junction branch migration protein RuvA is translated as MIAYLEGKILSKEADGIILLAGHIGYEILLDTITLSMCMEKSQANETIALYIYYHVTDRQPKPVLIGFLTPDDKDFFQLFITVAAIGPMKAIKALTRPVPQVARAIEDRDTVFLSQLTGIGKRTAEKIVATLNGKVLAFAATQSPEPDPGPTEPTDFLPEEKQLMVSQVTEVLTEQLGHSGSSARRMIKQALEKNPGISSPEDLFDEIYQETR
- the ruvB gene encoding Holliday junction branch migration DNA helicase RuvB; the encoded protein is MTVDGDILSYSSDKKGVVSEKLKIEDHSQEIVSLRPGCFDDYVGQTAAVETLKIAIQAAKMRGEPLDHILLHGPPGLGKTTVSYIIANEMGKDLTVTSGPTLEKGGDLVGILTNLGEGDILFVDEIHRIPKVVEEFLYPAMEDFAVDFVFDKGIHARSHRYRLKQFVLIGATTRVGLLSAPLRDRFGIFRTLDFYSFEELTVIIQRSAMLLKTRITDDGALELAKRSRGTPRIANRLLKRVRDYAMVRHQGLMTAKGVQEALYLEGIDDLGLTPLDRNYLETIIRFYNGGPVGIEAISATLQEETDTLVDVVEPYLLKIGLALRTSSGRRASENAYRHLNLEKRG
- a CDS encoding MBL fold metallo-hydrolase, coding for MYFNQISVKGLGCQSYCIGCPAAQQMMVVDPKRDIQDYLDIAYQEGMRITHIVNTHLHADHISGDQELSAATGADIYINDSVEISYAHKGIEPGDVFTLGAAKVEVLHTPGHTPNSISLVVTDTGRSDKPEMILTGDLLFVGDIGRPDLPGAEILDEQVENLYNSLYKTLAAYPDYLEVYPAHGEGSLCGRGMSSKKSSTLGYERSANPMLQFDSFEAFKENIMSAFPARPKSFSYIISTNRKGADLLDACTLDKRLTPDQFQELMEEETTLVMDTRDSAAYGGFHIPGSINIGFEKQLANWVGMVIDPGTELLLVVENRDAYDRMLTELHRIGYDTVLGYLSGGINEWLMSGRPVDQLAQISPLQLHKKNGPDGPLILDVRTMAEWNNGHIEHAIHFPLTDILDHKMPKADKDREIVLQCGSGYRANIAASFLKDQGFTNIKSQAGGIFAWHNANLPLV